Proteins co-encoded in one Polaromonas vacuolata genomic window:
- a CDS encoding amidase: MNQAQTNPAAKPLHTLDIYAARTQLQAGRLSQDEIMQSAAGIVASTACDHVFIPNAAPSYQVNPRLQQLPLAGLPISIKDLFDVAGQVTTAGSTVLSDKPAASKDCPAVARLRAAGALLAGRTNMVEFAFSGIGLNPHFGTPVNPADPHVARIPGGSSSGAAVSVASGAAFAALGSDTGGSLRIPAALCGLVGFKSTARLVPTHGAVPLSSSMDTVGAITRSVRDSITLHQILAAQDLKPNAKPLSQCRFAIASCLMQDALDPTVAAGFERGLRLLRQAGAQIEEVAMKELSELAGINASGGLSAAESYAWHRQLIAARQAEYDPRVSIRILRGASMSAADYIDLLNARKDWIARMQTGMAGFDAVISPTVAVVAPSIASVQHDDAEFFRVNSLMLRNTSAVNMLDGCAISLPCHNAEQLPVGLMLWHGALRDDALLSIALQVEAALVPAS; this comes from the coding sequence ATGAACCAAGCACAGACAAATCCCGCTGCAAAGCCGCTACACACACTGGATATTTACGCCGCCAGAACACAGCTGCAAGCAGGACGACTCAGCCAAGACGAGATTATGCAAAGCGCCGCCGGAATCGTTGCGAGCACCGCTTGCGACCACGTGTTCATACCTAACGCAGCGCCGTCCTACCAAGTTAATCCGAGGTTGCAGCAACTCCCCCTAGCTGGCCTGCCGATATCAATTAAAGACTTGTTTGATGTTGCCGGCCAAGTCACAACTGCTGGATCCACCGTGTTGAGCGACAAACCAGCAGCTAGTAAAGACTGCCCAGCAGTCGCTAGACTGCGAGCGGCAGGCGCCCTGCTCGCCGGTCGCACGAATATGGTGGAGTTTGCATTCTCCGGCATAGGCCTTAATCCGCATTTCGGCACACCAGTCAATCCGGCCGATCCGCATGTCGCCCGCATACCCGGCGGCTCTTCCTCTGGCGCGGCAGTATCGGTTGCCAGCGGTGCAGCGTTCGCTGCGCTAGGCTCAGACACCGGTGGATCTTTGCGCATACCTGCCGCCTTATGCGGCTTGGTGGGCTTTAAAAGCACCGCTAGATTAGTGCCGACACATGGCGCTGTGCCCTTATCAAGCAGCATGGATACAGTTGGTGCAATAACGCGTTCGGTTCGCGACTCGATCACGCTGCACCAAATACTGGCCGCACAAGACCTCAAGCCAAACGCCAAACCGCTGAGTCAATGCCGCTTCGCCATCGCCAGCTGCTTGATGCAAGACGCGCTTGACCCAACGGTTGCAGCCGGGTTTGAACGTGGCCTGCGCTTGCTCAGGCAAGCCGGCGCGCAAATCGAAGAAGTGGCGATGAAAGAACTCAGCGAGCTAGCCGGTATTAATGCCAGCGGTGGTTTGTCAGCTGCCGAAAGCTATGCTTGGCACCGGCAGCTTATAGCGGCACGCCAAGCCGAATACGATCCGCGCGTGTCCATACGCATACTTCGTGGTGCCAGCATGAGCGCTGCCGACTACATAGACTTGCTGAATGCTCGCAAAGACTGGATTGCACGCATGCAAACCGGCATGGCCGGCTTTGACGCCGTAATCTCGCCAACCGTAGCGGTGGTAGCCCCTAGTATTGCCAGCGTACAGCACGATGACGCAGAATTTTTTCGGGTCAACAGCCTGATGCTGCGCAACACTTCGGCGGTCAATATGCTGGACGGTTGCGCCATTTCCCTGCCCTGCCATAACGCAGAGCAACTGCCAGTGGGACTCATGCTGTGGCATGGCGCGCTACGTGACGATGCACTTTTGTCAATTGCTCTGCAAGTCGAAGCAGCACTTGTGCCAGCAAGCTAA
- a CDS encoding D-amino acid dehydrogenase encodes MKIAVIGAGIIGITSAYELAVNGHQVTVFERRSAAAEEGSFANAGVIAPAYVTPWAAPGMPWKIASQLFSQHAPLRLSLPLTFSEIGWAWKWMRACKPETYNLNRARMLRLAFYSRDRLHDISQQHSFEYDSSLGYSVLLRSEKDMRQIEPSLQVLRDAQVPFEQLSAAQMRIKEPALNPDTHLEGAIYLPNDEVSNCRQFALMLKNKAQSMGVKFEFSTSVSSISSGKPVNVFISGENAPRVFDQIVLCAGADSARLLRPLGIKIPLAAVYGYSVSASIREPLNAPVSALMDEHYKVAISRLGKRVRVAGTFELGGSIDKHKTASLQTLYKVLYDWFPGAAAHLSSSSSIQEWKGARPMLPDGPPIVGASGLTGLWLNIGHGASGWTLSCGSARALADMIDSRETAIDMDGLGVSRLL; translated from the coding sequence ATGAAAATCGCCGTCATTGGTGCAGGAATCATAGGCATCACCAGCGCTTACGAGCTCGCTGTCAACGGTCATCAAGTCACCGTGTTTGAACGCCGCAGTGCAGCCGCAGAAGAAGGCAGCTTTGCTAACGCCGGCGTAATTGCCCCCGCATACGTCACACCTTGGGCAGCGCCTGGCATGCCGTGGAAGATCGCCAGTCAGTTATTTAGCCAACACGCGCCGCTTCGCCTAAGCCTGCCGCTGACGTTTAGCGAAATCGGCTGGGCTTGGAAGTGGATGCGCGCTTGCAAGCCAGAGACCTACAACCTAAACCGTGCGCGCATGCTCAGACTAGCGTTTTACAGCCGCGACCGGCTGCACGACATCAGCCAGCAGCATAGTTTCGAATACGACAGCAGCTTGGGTTACAGCGTGCTGCTGCGTAGCGAAAAAGACATGCGCCAAATAGAGCCGAGTTTGCAAGTCCTGCGAGATGCACAAGTGCCGTTTGAGCAACTGAGCGCCGCGCAAATGCGCATCAAAGAGCCGGCCCTCAATCCAGACACGCACTTAGAAGGCGCTATTTATTTACCTAATGACGAGGTCAGCAATTGTCGCCAGTTTGCACTGATGCTAAAAAATAAAGCCCAGAGCATGGGTGTTAAATTTGAATTTTCTACCAGCGTGAGCAGCATTAGCAGCGGCAAGCCAGTGAATGTTTTCATCAGCGGCGAAAACGCACCCAGAGTGTTTGACCAAATAGTGCTGTGCGCTGGTGCAGATTCAGCCCGGCTGTTGCGGCCATTAGGTATAAAAATTCCGCTCGCAGCGGTTTACGGTTACTCGGTTAGCGCCTCGATTCGCGAACCGCTCAACGCACCAGTTAGTGCGCTAATGGACGAGCATTACAAAGTTGCAATCTCACGGCTTGGTAAACGCGTGCGCGTAGCTGGCACGTTTGAGCTAGGCGGCTCAATCGACAAACACAAAACTGCTTCACTGCAAACGCTTTACAAGGTTTTGTACGATTGGTTTCCAGGCGCTGCAGCACACCTAAGCAGTAGCAGCAGTATTCAAGAATGGAAAGGCGCACGCCCGATGTTGCCGGATGGCCCACCTATCGTGGGCGCCAGCGGTTTGACCGGGCTGTGGCTGAACATAGGCCATGGTGCCAGTGGCTGGACACTGAGTTGTGGCAGTGCGCGCGCCCTCGCCGACATGATTGACTCCCGCGAAACCGCTATAGACATGGACGGCTTGGGCGTCAGTCGACTGCTTTGA
- a CDS encoding branched-chain amino acid ABC transporter substrate-binding protein, with protein MPASVAVFLFGLVVNIAAAQNAPAVVARPPLRIALIESMSGPFANTGEAVFKNLVWASERINARGGVLLPDGARNLVVERYDSKGQNEEALVALRSAIDDGIHVVAQGNSSATALVLIDAINKHNQREPSKRVIFLNYAAVDPALTNEKCSYWHFRFDAHADMRMAALMDVLKDDKSLKNIYLIGQDYSFGQAVLRQARSELAALRPDVKIVGDELHAMGRVKDFIPYAVKIKASGAQAVLTGNWGNDLTLLIKAAREVGYEGKFYTFYGNALGAPAAIGNAGVGKVLAVAEWFPNVAGAQSQAFYQSFRQRFPKPEDDYVHMRMQLMIEALAQSVEKAGSLEAGAIAAQMERAVVSLAGRQGTMRASDHQFQQPLEVALMGKQGAPGIAFDVEGSGYGFAVVKSIPASRAEQASSCKMIRP; from the coding sequence ATGCCCGCAAGCGTTGCGGTTTTTCTCTTCGGCTTGGTTGTCAATATTGCGGCAGCGCAAAACGCGCCTGCTGTGGTGGCTCGGCCACCGCTTCGCATCGCTTTAATCGAGAGCATGTCAGGTCCGTTTGCTAATACTGGTGAAGCGGTGTTTAAAAATCTGGTCTGGGCTAGCGAGCGGATAAATGCACGCGGTGGCGTGTTGCTGCCAGACGGTGCGCGCAACTTAGTTGTGGAGCGTTACGACAGCAAAGGTCAGAACGAAGAGGCATTGGTCGCTTTGCGTTCTGCTATTGACGACGGTATTCATGTGGTGGCCCAAGGCAATTCATCGGCAACCGCATTGGTGTTGATAGATGCGATTAATAAACACAATCAGCGCGAACCTTCAAAGCGAGTGATTTTTCTAAACTACGCCGCAGTCGATCCAGCTCTTACCAACGAGAAATGCAGTTACTGGCATTTTCGTTTTGATGCCCATGCTGATATGCGCATGGCCGCGCTGATGGATGTTCTTAAAGATGATAAAAGCCTGAAAAATATTTATCTCATCGGCCAAGATTACAGCTTTGGTCAGGCGGTGCTGAGACAAGCGCGTAGTGAGTTGGCGGCTTTGCGTCCAGACGTAAAAATTGTCGGTGATGAGTTGCACGCTATGGGCCGAGTTAAAGACTTCATTCCCTATGCAGTCAAGATCAAGGCCAGCGGCGCTCAAGCGGTTTTAACGGGTAATTGGGGTAATGATTTAACGCTGTTGATTAAGGCCGCGCGTGAAGTGGGTTATGAGGGCAAGTTCTACACTTTCTACGGCAATGCGTTGGGTGCGCCGGCCGCTATTGGCAATGCGGGTGTTGGCAAAGTGTTAGCGGTAGCCGAGTGGTTCCCCAACGTTGCTGGCGCGCAATCACAGGCTTTTTATCAATCTTTTCGCCAGCGTTTTCCCAAACCCGAGGACGATTATGTGCATATGCGCATGCAACTGATGATTGAGGCGCTGGCGCAAAGTGTAGAGAAAGCTGGCAGCTTAGAAGCTGGCGCAATTGCCGCACAGATGGAGCGAGCGGTGGTCTCTTTAGCCGGTCGACAAGGCACTATGCGCGCGTCTGACCATCAGTTTCAGCAACCCTTGGAAGTCGCATTAATGGGTAAACAGGGCGCGCCCGGAATTGCGTTTGATGTGGAGGGCTCGGGCTATGGTTTTGCGGTTGTCAAGAGCATACCGGCTTCGCGTGCTGAGCAAGCTAGCAGCTGCAAAATGATTCGGCCCTAA